From the Gymnogyps californianus isolate 813 chromosome 24, ASM1813914v2, whole genome shotgun sequence genome, one window contains:
- the ATCAY gene encoding caytaxin yields MGTTEATLRMENVDVKEEWQDEDFPRPLPEETGMESLGSPTEDENTSSPPNTLNFNGAHRKRKTLVAPEINISLDQSEGSILSDDFLDTPDDLDINVDDIETPDETDSLEFLGNGNELEWEDDTPVATAKNMPGDSADLFGDGGTEDGSATNGRLWRTVIIGEQEHRIDLQMIKPYMRVVTHGGYYGEGLNAIIVFAACYLPDSNLADYHYIMENLFLYVISSLELLVAEDYMIVYLNGATPRRRMPGLGWLKKCYQMIDRRLRKNLKALIIVHPSWFIRTVLAISRPFISVKFINKIQYVHSLEELEQLIPMEHVQIPDCVLQYEEERIKARKERAEEKQDMAEKERPVPPAEDQETSMS; encoded by the exons ACCTCTCCCAGAAGAGACGGGGATGGAGTCGCTGGGCAGCCCTACAGAAGACGAGAATACATCCT CTCCCCCAAATACTTTAAACTTTAATGGGGCGCATCGTAAGCGGAAGACACTTGTTGCACCTGAAATCAACATTTCCCTGGACCAGAGTGAAGGCTCCATTCTCTCCGATGACTTCCTGGACACACCAGATGACCTGGACATTAATGTGGATGATATTGAAACTCCTGATGAGACAGATTCCCTCGAATTCCTGGGGAACGGGAACGAACTGGAATGGGAAG ATGACACTCCCGTAGCCACAGCTAAGAACATGCCTGGGGACAGTGCAGACCTGTTCGGGGATGGTGGGACAGAAGATGGGAGTGCTACTAATGGACGGCTCTGGAGGACTGTCATCATAGGAGAGCAGGAGCACCGCATCGACCTCCAGATGATCAAACCCTACATGAGAGTGGTGACACACGGAG GGTACTATGGAGAAGGTCTCAACGCCATCATTGTCTTTGCTGCCTGCTATCTCCCGGACAGTAACCTGGCTGATTACCACTACATCATGGAGAATCTCTTCCT ATACGTGATCAGTAGTCtggagctgctggtggctgAGGACTATATGATTGTGTACCTGAACGGAGCAACGCCCCGGAGGAGGATGCCAGGCCTTGGCTGGCTGAAGAAATGCTATCAGATGATAGACAGAAG GCTGCGTAAAAACCTCAAAGCATTGATAATCGTGCATCCTTCATGGTTCATCCGGACAGTGCTGGCTATATCCAGACCCTTCATCAG tGTGAAGTTTATCAATAAGATCCAGTATGTTCACAGCCTGGAGGAACTGGAGCAACTTATCCCAATGGAGCACGTACAGATTCCAGACTGCGTTCTACA ATATGAAGAAGAGAGGATCAAGgccagaaaagaaag ggcagaagagaaacaagacaTGGCTGAGAAGGAAAG GCCTGTACCCCCAGCAGAGGACCAAGAAACCAG TATGTCATGA